The proteins below are encoded in one region of Flavobacterium nackdongense:
- a CDS encoding RbsD/FucU domain-containing protein — protein MIQKTFLFVSVLLLFSCTKTIPKLEEVLPSNSENWKTEVENTIQLFGHRNWIVVADGAYPKQSNPAIKTITVNADQLEVVKFVHESIEKTAHVQANIFVDKEMAFVPEKDAKGIDQYRTDLHKILNSKNLSTKLHEEIIGELDKSAELFDVLIIKTKLAIPYTSVFFRLECGYWNAEAEQNLRTNLNAKK, from the coding sequence GTGATTCAAAAAACATTCCTATTCGTCTCCGTATTGCTGCTGTTTTCTTGTACAAAAACAATTCCAAAACTAGAAGAAGTTCTTCCTTCAAATTCTGAAAATTGGAAAACCGAAGTGGAAAACACCATACAATTATTTGGTCATAGAAATTGGATTGTGGTTGCCGATGGTGCTTATCCCAAACAAAGTAATCCTGCCATAAAAACCATTACTGTCAATGCCGATCAATTGGAAGTAGTGAAATTTGTGCATGAATCAATTGAAAAAACCGCACACGTTCAAGCCAATATTTTTGTAGATAAGGAAATGGCTTTTGTGCCCGAAAAAGACGCAAAAGGAATTGACCAGTACAGAACCGACCTCCATAAAATTTTGAATTCAAAAAACCTCAGCACCAAATTGCACGAGGAAATCATTGGCGAACTCGATAAATCTGCGGAACTATTCGACGTTTTAATCATCAAAACAAAATTAGCAATTCCGTATACTTCTGTATTTTTTCGATTGGAATGCGGCTATTGGAATGCCGAAGCAGAACAAAATCTACGAACCAACCTAAATGCCAAAAAATAA
- a CDS encoding DUF4403 family protein, producing the protein MLRFLSVLAVFLVIFILASCSTSNKIQALKPEPDDASPLVYETAASFINLPISVKLKDIENQTNTLLTGLIYEDTNIEDDNIEMRIWKLAPITIENDKESGSVGTGGKIKTVLPLKAQIKYRIGTKTLGVELYNTKEFNLNGVVTLMSEVDLNNWKLSTKTSLQSLNWNESPTMTVFGKNMPVTYLINPAVKLFKSKIEKKIDESIEKSMDFKPNVLAALEKICTPFQMSEAYESWLRISPIEIYSTNAVLKNDSFLMEMGMKCTMTTLIGNKPESKFDATKISLKAVAKIPNQISANIAAVSTFAEASKIMTKNFVGQEFGSGSKKVTVQKVAIWHKDNKMVIALEVLGTVNGTIYLTGFPQYNEQTKEVFFDQLDYALDTKNKLMRTANWLAQGLVLRKIQESCRYSIVPNLEEGKQNIMTYLKNYSPMPGVFVNGKVDNVQFQKIQLTNKAIIAFIKVNGTVNVSVDGLK; encoded by the coding sequence ATGTTGAGATTCCTTTCTGTTCTAGCCGTTTTCCTCGTTATTTTCATCCTTGCAAGTTGTTCTACATCCAATAAAATTCAGGCTTTGAAACCAGAACCCGATGATGCCAGCCCATTAGTTTACGAAACCGCAGCTTCTTTTATTAATTTACCGATTAGTGTAAAACTTAAAGATATCGAAAATCAAACCAACACGCTTTTAACAGGTTTGATTTACGAAGACACCAACATCGAAGACGATAATATCGAGATGAGAATTTGGAAATTGGCTCCAATTACCATCGAAAATGATAAGGAATCCGGAAGCGTCGGGACGGGTGGAAAAATAAAAACCGTTCTCCCATTAAAAGCGCAGATAAAATACAGAATTGGCACCAAAACATTAGGTGTCGAATTGTACAATACCAAAGAATTCAATCTCAACGGCGTGGTAACATTAATGAGCGAGGTGGATTTAAACAATTGGAAACTTAGCACCAAAACCAGCTTGCAGTCCCTGAATTGGAACGAAAGTCCCACGATGACAGTTTTTGGTAAAAATATGCCGGTCACCTACCTCATCAATCCTGCTGTAAAACTTTTTAAATCAAAAATCGAAAAGAAAATCGATGAATCGATTGAAAAATCGATGGATTTCAAACCCAATGTTTTGGCTGCTTTAGAAAAAATCTGTACCCCTTTTCAAATGAGCGAAGCCTACGAAAGTTGGCTACGCATTAGTCCTATTGAAATATATTCGACCAATGCGGTACTCAAAAATGACAGTTTTTTGATGGAAATGGGAATGAAATGCACGATGACCACCTTGATCGGAAATAAACCTGAATCAAAATTTGATGCAACCAAAATTAGTTTGAAAGCTGTTGCCAAAATTCCGAACCAAATCAGTGCCAATATTGCGGCGGTTTCGACTTTTGCAGAAGCATCAAAAATTATGACTAAGAATTTTGTTGGACAGGAATTTGGCTCTGGCAGTAAGAAAGTAACCGTTCAAAAAGTAGCTATTTGGCACAAAGACAACAAAATGGTGATTGCTTTAGAGGTTTTGGGAACGGTAAACGGAACTATCTATTTAACTGGTTTTCCGCAGTACAACGAACAAACCAAAGAAGTATTTTTTGACCAATTGGATTACGCCTTAGACACCAAAAATAAATTAATGCGAACTGCCAATTGGCTAGCGCAGGGCTTGGTATTGAGAAAAATTCAGGAAAGTTGCCGCTATTCTATTGTTCCTAATTTGGAAGAAGGCAAACAAAATATTATGACTTATCTAAAAAATTATTCTCCAATGCCCGGGGTATTCGTTAACGGAAAAGTAGATAATGTACAATTTCAGAAAATCCAATTGACCAACAAAGCTATTATTGCGTTTATAAAAGTGAATGGAACGGTAAATGTTTCCGTAGATGGGTTGAAATAG
- a CDS encoding ABC transporter ATP-binding protein — MIEIKDVHKSYTIGSSELHVLKGINFNIKEGELVAIMGSSGSGKSTLLNILGILDEADSGQYTLDGVPIKKLNETIASRYRNQFLGFVFQSFNLINYKTALDNVALPLYYQGLKRKERNEIALRYLEKVGLASHSHHLPNELSGGQKQRVAIARALASNPKVLLADEPTGALDTLTSYEVMELIQGINDEGKTILIVTHEPDIAAMCKRNVVLKDGLIIDDKMVEQVRASSYV; from the coding sequence ATGATTGAAATTAAAGATGTACACAAGTCGTATACGATAGGAAGTTCTGAATTGCACGTGCTAAAAGGAATCAATTTCAATATCAAAGAGGGTGAACTCGTTGCCATTATGGGGTCGTCAGGTTCGGGTAAATCTACCTTGCTGAATATTCTAGGTATTCTAGACGAGGCAGACTCAGGTCAGTATACTTTAGACGGAGTACCTATCAAAAAACTAAATGAAACCATCGCATCGCGATATCGAAATCAATTTTTGGGTTTTGTTTTTCAATCATTCAATTTAATCAATTACAAAACGGCCTTAGACAATGTTGCTTTGCCTCTGTATTATCAGGGATTAAAACGAAAGGAACGCAACGAAATTGCACTGCGGTATCTTGAAAAGGTCGGTTTGGCCTCGCATTCCCATCATTTGCCCAATGAATTGTCGGGAGGGCAAAAACAAAGGGTAGCTATTGCAAGAGCGTTGGCATCGAATCCCAAAGTATTACTCGCCGATGAACCTACAGGGGCTTTGGATACTTTGACTTCTTACGAGGTAATGGAACTCATTCAAGGTATCAATGATGAGGGAAAAACCATTTTGATTGTCACCCACGAACCCGATATTGCCGCTATGTGCAAAAGAAATGTGGTCCTGAAAGACGGACTCATCATCGATGATAAAATGGTAGAACAAGTTAGAGCATCTTCTTATGTTTGA
- a CDS encoding ABC transporter permease codes for MFDIERWQEIFEAIAKNKLRTFLTGLSVASGIFILVILLGVGKGLQNGIEKQFERDAAGIIEVWSGTTTKAFKGMNPGRQIQFRNSDYDITVQKYGDLFDKNGATYNAWGATVVYGKESGNYQYRGVNPDYLAIENATVIQGRFINTNDLIHNEKVAVIGQKLNLDLFKGKNPIGEKISVNNINFKVVGVFTDPGGEREEGRVFLPLSTTQQVYGIGDKVSVLFYTLQKKESYEEAVAEATKFTTDLGLLLKGKNSIAPDDESAIGINNSIVEAKKFYDLNLYIRLFFWWVGICTIIAGVVGVSNIMMIIVKERTKEIGIRKALGASPVSIIGMILHESIFITIISGFIGLLTGLTLLEIIGPQAESEYFRNPQVDFAVAISTLIVLVIAGALAGFIPAYRAAKIKPIVALRDE; via the coding sequence ATGTTTGATATTGAACGTTGGCAGGAAATATTCGAGGCGATTGCCAAGAACAAGTTGAGGACTTTCCTCACCGGACTTTCTGTGGCTTCGGGTATTTTTATTTTGGTGATTCTGCTTGGGGTTGGAAAAGGCTTGCAAAATGGAATCGAAAAACAGTTCGAACGCGATGCAGCTGGAATTATAGAGGTATGGTCTGGGACTACCACCAAAGCCTTTAAAGGTATGAATCCGGGAAGGCAAATTCAATTTAGAAATAGTGATTATGATATTACCGTTCAGAAATATGGTGATTTATTTGACAAAAATGGGGCAACCTATAATGCTTGGGGCGCCACTGTTGTATACGGAAAAGAATCAGGTAATTATCAGTATCGAGGGGTAAATCCAGACTATTTGGCCATCGAAAATGCTACTGTAATTCAGGGGCGATTCATCAATACCAATGATTTGATTCACAATGAAAAAGTAGCAGTTATAGGTCAAAAATTGAATTTAGACCTTTTTAAAGGAAAAAATCCTATTGGCGAAAAAATTTCAGTGAATAATATCAATTTTAAAGTAGTTGGTGTTTTTACGGACCCCGGAGGCGAAAGAGAAGAAGGCAGAGTGTTTTTGCCATTGTCAACCACTCAGCAGGTATACGGTATCGGTGACAAAGTGAGTGTATTGTTTTACACTTTACAAAAAAAGGAAAGTTATGAAGAAGCCGTTGCCGAAGCGACCAAATTTACTACCGATTTAGGTCTGTTGCTAAAAGGGAAAAATTCGATCGCGCCAGATGATGAAAGTGCCATCGGGATCAATAATTCTATTGTTGAGGCGAAGAAGTTTTATGATTTGAATTTGTATATCCGATTGTTTTTTTGGTGGGTAGGAATTTGTACCATCATTGCTGGTGTCGTGGGCGTTAGTAATATTATGATGATTATTGTAAAAGAAAGAACCAAAGAAATTGGAATTCGTAAAGCATTAGGAGCGTCGCCAGTCTCGATCATCGGGATGATTTTGCACGAATCAATTTTTATTACCATCATTTCTGGGTTTATCGGACTATTAACAGGTTTGACTTTGTTAGAAATTATAGGGCCTCAAGCTGAAAGTGAATATTTTAGGAATCCACAAGTCGATTTTGCTGTGGCAATATCAACCTTAATTGTTTTAGTGATTGCCGGAGCTTTGGCTGGATTTATTCCGGCGTATCGTGCCGCAAAAATTAAACCCATTGTAGCACTTAGAGACGAATAA
- a CDS encoding ABC transporter permease: MFDREKWNEILEALTANTFRTLMTAFGVFWGIFILVILLAASNGLENGVKKGFDGIATNTMFMWTQGTSKAYKGLPKTRQFDFKNNDVEALKQKFPDLLYVSPRNQLGDFNGVSNVIRGTKTGAYTIYGDYPELIKQEQMEIVKGRFVNQQDIVSRRKVAIIGKGVIAELYKNEEEVIGTYIKINGINFMVVGVYKSKGNNGGNGEQAQKNVFIPFTTFQQAFNFGDTVGWMALTAKDEASITELKPGILAFMRERHTIHPEDERAVGNFDLFQEFQKVQDLFMVLKFIAYFVGTLVLLSGIIGISNIMLIVVKERTNEIGIRRALGATPGAIRSQILLEAIFLTIIAGMFGIAVATGLLAILNMILATMPSEGMMFINPSVDLVVVFIALLILIGSGLLAGFIPAQTAINVKPVDALRAE; the protein is encoded by the coding sequence ATGTTTGATAGAGAAAAATGGAATGAAATTTTAGAGGCACTTACAGCCAATACCTTCCGAACGCTAATGACAGCTTTTGGAGTGTTTTGGGGTATATTTATTTTGGTTATTTTATTAGCCGCTTCGAATGGATTGGAAAATGGTGTCAAAAAAGGATTTGATGGTATTGCCACAAATACAATGTTTATGTGGACCCAAGGAACATCGAAAGCCTACAAAGGCTTGCCTAAAACAAGACAGTTTGATTTTAAAAATAATGATGTTGAGGCATTAAAGCAAAAATTTCCAGACCTTTTATATGTTTCGCCGCGCAATCAATTGGGCGATTTTAATGGGGTAAGCAATGTTATAAGAGGAACAAAAACGGGTGCGTACACTATTTATGGAGATTATCCGGAGTTGATCAAACAAGAGCAAATGGAAATCGTCAAAGGGCGTTTTGTCAATCAACAAGATATCGTATCTCGACGCAAAGTGGCTATAATTGGCAAAGGCGTTATTGCTGAATTGTATAAGAATGAGGAAGAGGTAATTGGGACCTACATCAAGATAAATGGGATAAATTTTATGGTAGTGGGTGTTTATAAATCCAAAGGGAATAACGGTGGAAATGGAGAGCAAGCCCAGAAAAACGTTTTTATTCCGTTTACCACTTTTCAGCAAGCATTCAATTTTGGAGATACAGTGGGTTGGATGGCGCTAACTGCCAAAGACGAGGCCTCTATCACCGAATTGAAGCCGGGAATATTGGCATTCATGCGAGAGCGACACACCATTCATCCCGAGGATGAGAGAGCGGTAGGAAATTTTGATTTGTTTCAAGAGTTTCAAAAAGTGCAGGATTTGTTTATGGTTCTTAAGTTCATTGCCTATTTCGTAGGAACATTAGTGTTGCTGTCCGGAATTATCGGAATTTCGAACATTATGCTAATTGTGGTCAAAGAACGGACTAATGAAATCGGTATCCGACGAGCCTTAGGGGCAACTCCGGGCGCAATTCGATCACAAATTCTACTGGAAGCCATCTTTCTAACCATCATTGCGGGTATGTTTGGAATAGCCGTCGCTACCGGACTATTAGCAATTCTGAATATGATATTAGCAACTATGCCCTCTGAGGGGATGATGTTTATAAATCCAAGTGTTGATTTAGTAGTTGTTTTTATTGCCTTACTCATTTTGATAGGCTCTGGTTTATTGGCTGGATTCATTCCGGCACAAACCGCCATAAATGTCAAGCCAGTCGACGCCTTGAGAGCAGAATAG
- a CDS encoding efflux RND transporter periplasmic adaptor subunit: MKKGVTITVLVLIAIVFVGALYYLYAKNQESPIVFETDKVEVKTIIKSTLATGNIVPDEEVLIKPNISGIIESVYIKAGESVKAGDMIAKIKVVANVSSLNNTQNQVQSAKIDLDNQEKLFQRQKTLFDKGVISANDFDAAQVAYKQSKQNYAAAKKSNDIVKTGTTDGMGNYANTLIRSTVNGMVLDVPVKVGNQVIESNNFNEGTTIASVADIGRMIFVGKVDESEVGKIKLNMPIEITVGAIENKKFDAVLTYIAPKGKTENGAIQFEIKATLTNRDNTFIRAGLSANASIILAKADKVQALKESLVQFDKKTQKPYVEVETGKQKFQRKDVVLGVSDGIYVQVISGIQSSDKIKVWNQGLITEAPKP; encoded by the coding sequence ATGAAAAAAGGAGTAACCATCACAGTATTAGTGCTTATAGCAATAGTTTTTGTCGGTGCATTGTATTATCTATATGCCAAAAACCAAGAATCGCCTATCGTTTTTGAAACCGATAAAGTGGAAGTGAAGACCATAATTAAAAGTACTTTGGCAACGGGAAATATTGTCCCCGACGAAGAAGTACTGATTAAACCTAATATTTCAGGAATCATTGAGTCGGTCTACATCAAGGCGGGTGAATCTGTAAAAGCAGGGGATATGATAGCCAAAATTAAAGTCGTTGCCAATGTATCCTCATTAAACAACACTCAAAACCAAGTACAATCGGCCAAGATTGATTTGGATAACCAAGAGAAATTATTCCAAAGACAAAAGACCTTGTTTGACAAAGGAGTTATTTCTGCCAATGATTTCGATGCGGCTCAAGTAGCCTACAAACAGTCCAAACAAAATTATGCTGCAGCCAAAAAAAGTAATGATATTGTCAAAACCGGAACTACGGATGGTATGGGTAATTATGCCAATACGCTGATTCGTTCTACGGTAAACGGAATGGTTTTGGATGTTCCTGTAAAAGTAGGAAATCAAGTGATCGAAAGTAATAATTTCAATGAAGGGACTACCATTGCTAGTGTGGCCGATATCGGAAGAATGATATTTGTGGGTAAAGTGGATGAATCTGAGGTAGGGAAAATTAAATTAAACATGCCTATCGAAATTACGGTCGGAGCGATCGAAAACAAAAAATTTGATGCTGTCTTGACCTATATTGCCCCCAAAGGAAAAACAGAGAACGGAGCTATTCAATTTGAAATAAAAGCTACTTTAACCAATAGAGACAATACTTTTATCAGGGCGGGATTGAGTGCCAATGCCTCAATTATTTTAGCCAAAGCCGATAAAGTGCAGGCTTTGAAAGAATCCTTAGTTCAATTTGATAAAAAAACACAAAAACCTTATGTCGAAGTTGAAACAGGCAAACAAAAATTTCAAAGAAAAGACGTGGTCTTGGGGGTGAGTGATGGAATTTATGTTCAAGTAATTAGCGGTATTCAATCTTCGGATAAAATCAAAGTATGGAATCAAGGCTTGATTACCGAGGCT